The sequence below is a genomic window from Salvelinus namaycush isolate Seneca chromosome 2, SaNama_1.0, whole genome shotgun sequence.
TAGTCCCTTTTGATTAATACCCCTGGTTACAAATATATTTATATCTCAACTACATCGTAGACCACAAGCTGAACTCATGAAGTAAAGACACCTCCTGTACCATGTGATTTGCAGGAAGACTGCTCCCCCTCCTCCTTGCCATCTTGCCCTGAGGTGGCCTCTGCTGTAGAGCCCTGGTTCCAGGAAAAGGGGTCTAGAAGGCAAACTGTGATGCCTGGGCAGAGTgaaacaggaggatagagagaaagagggaataaGAGAAGGACAGAACGAGAGACGGCCCGCAGAGAGGCGTAGTAAAAAGAGGTGATAAAACAAGAGAAGCAAACAAAAATGGCCAAATCGAGAGATTTTGTGGGAGACAgaagaaagggggatacctagtcagttgtacaactgaatgcattcaactgaaatgtgtattccgcatttaacccaacccctctgaatcagagaagtgggggaaagaaggaaagaaaatgcAAGAAAAACCCTCCCATTTTACATAAATCCTAAAGCAATCTCACTGTCCAGCAGTGCAGACTGCTCACTTTGGGAAAATAAGGTATTTCACGGAGAACCCCTTTGTAGAGTAAAACCAGTTGGCCTACCTGTAAAATGGAATAGATGTTTGAAGAagaatgttaaaaaaaaatatgaatgtagaAATTATGTATGTGCAGAGGCTTTTATTATTTATAAAGATGTCATCTTGACAGAATGGAATAACTTGGAGTGCAATAAATGTAACTGCAACAACAGCAAATAAGcaataaaatgttaaaaaaaataaaaataaaaaagtggcAAGTATTATAAATAACTGTCGAGACAAATATCCTCTCTGGTTGACACAAGACATGTGTTTTAGCTCGCGGGCACCCCCGTGTGTATTCAGACCGTAAGCATCGCCAGAGATTTGGGCCTCACTCCCTCCTATCCGAGATAACTACTTCAGCCCTCATCCAACAcacgttctgccagtcacattctgttaacggtctgcagctagcgactggaacgagctacaAAAAAACAGTCAAACTGTACAGTTTTATATCAatttcttcattcaaagactcaatcatgtacactcactgacagttgtggctgcttcgcgtgatgtattgttctctctaccttcttgccttttgtgctgttgtctgtgctcaATGTGTgtgccatgttttgtgctgctaccatgttgtgctgctgctatgttgtggtcatgttgtgttgctgccatgctatgctgttgtctttaggtctctttatgtagctttgtggtgtctctcttgtcgtgatgtgtttaGTCCTACATATATTGTAAttaaacagcagggagcaggtctcgaggaagcaggttaaataaaaaaaataaaaaacaattgaGTGCGATAGGCATACGGCTACTACACCTTGATGACCCAGGCATAACTTGCTGACTGATCAATCAGCACCTTTTATTCATTTTAAATAAACAAATTAATAGCTTCCAAAAATCACTGTAACCTACCTACATATCAAATCGTATGttgaaaaatatatacaaatattcGATAATGTTGTCCCTATGCACGTTATTACGGTGTATTACGGTACACTAACGTTACCGTAGCTTTTCTATCGCGATAGGAATATTGCGTGATACGGAAACGAGGACACGGGAAATGGACTTCACAATCTTTGCATGACTTCAGAGGTTCAAACAGAGAGCAAACGCAGCCAAAACATTGCTTCCTTAGCGGGATCTTTCGACAGATCGAATGTAAGTAATTAAACAATAGTATAAAGCTCACTCGAATGGCTGTGTAATAATTTGTACTCTCACTGTAAATGCTGCTCCATCCTAGCTTTATAAATAATTAGGACTGTCTTCTGGGATTCTGTCCCTGTCTGGGATACTAGCTAGCATGTAACGTTAGGTGACATTCTAAGGTCACGAGGACAAATAACTTGCaataaaaaacatacattaacacAAAGCAGTGACTGTAAATGATTGTATAACGCCGTAGTTTAAAATGCCACATCAAGCCACCGGGCTGAAGCTCTAAACTCTGGGTCCATCCCTCGAGTCTACTGTACTGCAGTAAGTTGAATAGTAAACTCAAATGTATAAGTTCAAGGCATGTTCCTGCTTTGTGTCACGTAACTAAGTAGCGTTATGTGGTAAAGGAACATTTGCAATGCAATGCATCTGGAATATAAATGTATTATGATTAAATTAGTATCTTTgcagtgccttcataaagtattcagaccccttgactttccacattgttactatagccttattcaaaaaaattataacaaaaaaaatcctcaaatctacacataataccgcataatgacaaagcgaaaacaggttgctagaaatttttgcaaatgtataaaaataacataccttatttacatgtattcagtccctttgctatgagactcaaagttgagctcaggtgcatcctgtttccattgatcatcttttaaacatttctacaacttggagtccacctgtggtaaattcaattgattggacatgatttgaaaaggcacacacctgcctatataagggcccacagttgacagtgcatgtcagagcaaaaaccaagccacgaggttgaacgaattgtccgtagagctccgagacaggattgtgtcgaggcacagatctggggaagggtacgaaaaaaattctgcagtattgaaggtccccaagaacacagtggcctccatcattcttaaatagaagaagtttggaaccaccaagacttcctagagatgagcaattgggggagaagggccttggtcaaaccctatggtcactctgacagagctctctCTAGAGTTCCTATGTTGATATgggaaaccttccagaaggacaaccatctctgcagcactccaccatagtggccagacggaagccactcttcagtaaaaggcaaatgacagcccgcttggagtttgccaaaaggcacctaaagactctcagaccatgagaaacaagattctctggtctgatgaaaccaagattgaactctttggcctgaatgccaagcgttgcgtctggaggaagcctgtcaccatccctacggtgacgcatggcggtggcagcatcaagctgtggggatgttttttagcggcagcgactgggagactagtcaggatcgagggaaagatgaacagaaaagtacagagagatccttgattaaaaacctgctccagagcgcttaggacctgACAGgcacaaaggttcaccttccaacaggacaacaaccctaagcacatagccaagacaatgcaggaggggcttcgggacaagtctctgaatgtccttgagtggcccagccagagcctggacttgaacctgatcgaacatctctagatagacctgaaaatagctgtgcagcgatgctccccacccaacctgacagagctggagaagatctgcagagacgaatgggagaaactccccaaatacaggtgtaccaagcttatagcatcatacccaagaagaatcaaggctgtaatcactgccaaaggtgcttcaacaaagtactgagtgaagggtctgaatacttatgtaaatgtgatatttcagttgtattatttttaataaattagcaagcatttgtaaaaacctgtttttgctttgtcattgtggggtattgtgtctagattgagGAAAACCAAAtgtttatcaattttagaataagcctgtaacgtaacaaaacgtggaggggtctgaatactttccgaaggcactgtacattatcTTTTACCAACAGTAGTGTGTATGACAAGACTACAGTACCTACTGTAATTAGTGAGGGATAGAAGTTGGACTGTGTGTTATTCAAGCCAGTATTCCCTTATGTCAGCCTCTCCTCCCAGCAGTCACCATGTCCTCCAACAAAGATGTGCCAACATATGATGATGAGAATGAATCAAAATTTATGAGGAAAGCGAAGGAGTCTCCGTTTGTCCCAATAGGTAAGTGAATCTGTAcaaaaattattattataattttttttttacaagagcATGAATTATGTTGGTGGTTTCACCGCAGTGGAACTTTTTCATAGTGCATGTTTGATTGAATCCCAGTCAGTCATGGAATAAATTGTAATCCACTTTTCCAACCCTGGTTCTAAGGTTAGATATCATACACCCAGACCATCATTGCATTTCCCATGTGTTTTTTACAGGCATGGCAGGATGCGCTGCAGTGGTCGCCTTTGGTCTGTGGAGGCTCAAGTCGCGGGGAGACACAAAGATGTCAGTCCACCTCATCCACATGCGTGTTGGAGCTCAAGGCTTTATAGTAGGCGCAATGACATTAGGTAAGTCCTAATCCAATATGTGCTGTATAACAGATACACAGGCCCAACAGCTAATATCTCTTAATCAATTTACAGGAGCAACATGTATCACACAAGACTGTGATTGTGTTGTGCCCTTATACACGTACCACTACCATAAAATGGAACACTAACATGACTAATGTTTGTCTATTTGTAGGGGTGATCTACTCTATGTACAAACAATACCTTGCCCCCACGGAGCCAGGTAAAGACAGCAAGTGAGCCTACCAGCCAATCAGCAAGTGACATGACCAGAAAACGCTCCATGCCTGCCATTTCTGCATTCTACCATTAGAAATAGAAATCATAGAATGGATTATATCTGTGAAAATAACATTCCATTCATGGCAAGTCATTTATTTTGGTGAGGGCGTCATTTAAGCTAAGCAGCATTTCAATCTGGCAGTCACTTTGAAGAAGTTAAGTACATTTCAGAGGAAGTCGAGTGGCACATTCATTCTGTTTCAAACATTACCCCTTTGCTAGACACCTGCTGTAAACCACCAGTAAAATGCCACCTTGAAGGCGACCAGCACACCCATAAACCCCTATAGCCAATCCACTCATTGACCATTGTCAGCCTCACCATGTAGTGTTATTGTTATTATATAATAAATAATATATTGATTATTTTCTAAAATCTACTTTGAAATATGAGTTAagtttttatttaattaacaGGTACAGAAGTAGGTAAAAGGTTATTTTCAACCACCTATCCGCACACTACTAACTCTTCTAAGGGATGGATTGAAATTTACAGAAtggttacctggaggaaaatgggggagggtcatgcattttcaatttcagtcaaggggagggtttagtatttttttattgaatctagtccaggggagggtcatgtcatTTGTCATTGATGACATTTCAGTGTTTTTAAATTTgttgcttattaggctatatatcAATGTGTGCCTGGATGCGCAATATCAAGTGTTCttataggctatttagtgtggtgACAATCATATGATCTATAGCCTAAAGGCTACGAAGTGCATGCTGGGAGAAGCAAAGTTACATTTCTAAGaaagctgctgggatggtgtaaatacaATTAGGctgcaatggatattccaaccctgagtCCTGGCctgctcttgctgatcaaaaACTTTTTTTATGTGCTGCCCAACCAATGTCTGTGCTGTGTAGGTCTACGGTGGCAATTTAGGAGGAGAGTCAAAGGCTTCTTCTGAAAATAATTTATGATTAGGCCTAGTCCCCAAAAAATGCACCCTTGCACACACACtagcctatgttctgttcagtttgagaaggagagcgCAAAGATGAGGACCAAAAGTCAACTTTGACagcttgctactactataattTATTTCAGTAAAAACTATGTTTCTTGCCCATTATGTATTTATCAGAGTTactgacctcacaataagccagattcgagtaacttacattgtggtgctgaaacttgaagcaaCAGCCGCAGTACAATCAATCGGAAATGGACAGACCGCTCATGGTGCTGTAGGTAGGCGTAATTCATTCAGTCTTAATGTTAATTAAACTTTACTAACAAGAgagctttgtgttggagcctatttcttcctatttacaAAAGAGGTAGGcgtacctgtttgacagacaaaaCTAGGCTATGGGCTATCCATAGATTTgttggtctaaggcactgcatctcagtgctagaggcgtcactacagaccctggttcgattccaggctgtatcacaaccggctgtgattgggtgtcccatagggcggcgcacaattggcccagcgttgtccgggtttggccgttattgtaaataagaatttgttcttaactgacttagttaaataaatatttgttttaaaaacccaccatgcactctttaaataaCAGCCCTTCACTGTCACGGCGGTAGGCtaagttaaaaccaagactcGAATTGAGGGTTAATGAGAgggtatgccataggcctaccttttatttaagaaaatggcaaaaagcaTGATCTATAACAGTGCTTTGGTCCGTGATGCTTTATGCTGTAAAACACCCGGGAAAGACACGACTCCGATGCATATGGGAATATCATTGCCTCGTGTTTTTGACATTGATGCTGAGCTAGAACCTTCTATAGCCGAGAAGACAAAAAATGGGAAgcttgggaagtaatctaattctgttactatcaattgattaagctattcactttctgtacaatagatgtttaaatcggagggcctgttgtccggacctctctATGGtcgtaccacagggttcaattctcgggccgactcttttctctgtatttatcaatgatgttgctcttgctgcgggtgattctttgatccacctctacgcagacgacaccattctgtatacatctgaccCTTATTtgtacactgtgttaacaaacctccaaacgagcttcaatgccatacaacactccttccgtggcctccaactgctcttaaacgctagtaaaactaaatgcatgctcttcaaccgatcgctgcccgcaccaacccgcctagcatcactactctagacggttctgacttagaatatgtaaactctccttccagactcacattaagcatctccaatccaaagttaaatctagaatcggcttcctatttcacaacaaagcctccttcactcatgctgccaaacataccctcgtaaaactgactatcctgccgatctttgacttcggcgatgtcatttacaaaatagcctccaacactctactcagcaaattggatgcagtctatcacagtgccatccgttttgtcaccaaagccctatatactacccaccattgcgacctgtatgcgctcgttggctggtcctcgctacatattcgtcgccaaacccactggcaccaggtcatctataagtctttgctaggtaaagctccgccttatctcagctcactggtcatcatcgcaacacccacccgtagcacacgctccagcaggtatatttcactggtcatctccaaagccaacacctcctttggccgcctttccttccagttctctgctgccaatgactggaacgaattgcaaaaatcaccgAAGTTgaagacatatctccctcactaacttcaagcatcggctgtcagagcagcttaccgatcgctgcagctgtacacagcccatctgtaaatatcccatccaaccaactacctacctcatccccatatttgtttttttctgcttttttgcacatcagtatttatacttgcacattctgatctgcacatctatcactccagtgttaattactaaattgtaattacttcactatggcctatttattgccttcatccttacttcatttgcacacactgtatacagattttatattgtgttattgactgtacgattgtttatcccatgtgtaactctgtgttgttgattTTGTtgcactactttgctttatcttggccagatcgcagttgtaaTTGATAACTTATTCTCAgttcctacctggttaaataaaggtgaaataaaataaaaacccagacagcttttaggtAAACACTTATGACCGACTCTCGTTGGGCTAAGCCACAGAATAAGAGTAGCCAGTAGTCAAAGCTTACATATTTCTGCgttggtaggcctactctgtctggggtggaaaagtagacctaacttttgaaagtaccatgctcagattcctaTTGGATGTCGCAGATTTAATTgtttgcaaacaagacacactgatttaGCATTGTAGAAATAAGATAAAATGAACACATAGGataagaatggacagagagaggcctgtaattttggTAATTTGTGTGGTATTCAAAAATTCTGctaatatgtagaattgcatgacattTTTACAAAAAGGCCAGTTTTTCTCAGACCTGCAAATACAATGATAGATCcatgcaatgcttttactataaaGACATTCAttccacccctactcttgtccacAGTGGTCTGCGAACCCACAACTTTCTGGCCTGCAGCCCTCTGCGCTATCAACTCCTGtgttgccatgtaatgcttacaggatgaagaacagtttctaaaactgcttatctaaggctctggtctgtccaggAAGTGAGGGAAAATGGTAGgaatgttctctgctatccactttgatTTAATTATTATTTGGGGTATAGGGGATGGTcacttgtttttttccctcaagtGTTGAGGGAGGGTTGAGgtcaaatatattttgctgaagggagagccatccattttcatttcagagcggcccgattttctccatgtaacccttacTATAAAAACCGTTCACTCCCTAAAGAGAAGTATTGACAAAAACCTCATGTGTCTCAAAGATTATATTTTCATTGTCCGgactgtttaaaaatatataaataatgctGTTAATGAGTTTGTACATAGTGAAATTAGTCAAAAGTATTTCATGATTTATCTTTGGAAAGTGACGAAAAAACAGAAAGTTATTTTGtacaaatatttttattttatttggcatGTCATTTTATTCATCAAAAATGTATGGTACCAGCGAAACTTAACAGCCACAAACTGTTGATACTTTAGTTTCCTTTGAAAAAgatgtatataaaaaataaagtcaATATATCTATGCGATTGTTAAATTGACCAAATACAAATACTGGCTTTACAGTACATAAAATTCCACATTAAAATAAATGTCATATCTAAACATCATGTAAACCATACAAGTGAATGACTTCTGTTTGAAGATTTCATAATTAAAACAATCCAGGGTAATGACTTCACTAAAGTGGTGTGATCATGCACACGCAGAGAGAGACCTATTTATGATAGATCTACACTCAAAATGTCAGTCTATAAATACATGTAAATTCTACAATGGTCATCAGGAGCTGTATTTAGCAGTGACACCTCTGACTTCATAGACCGCGTCAAGAAGCAGAAAAGGCCTGCATCTTTCATTATATTGGGCTTTGGGTACGAATTTAAACTTCAACAGAATTTCAATGGGTAGAGTTTTGTACTAACAAAAACACTGAATTCACAGAAGGAGGTCAGTACAATTGTTAGTATCACATGAACATTTTCCTTGAGAAATTATTTTAAGGAAATGGGATAATTTGGGCATGTGGGCTGCTTTTATGCCTTTCACTGTAAAGCCAAAGCTTTCGTTTCACTGTGGTGCTTTGGAGGGAATGACCAAAATAGCAGGACATTTGTAGAACATTTTAAATAACTACACCCAAAATCTAAAATATTTATCTATTAGCACCTTGAGTGTGATAAATTGTGttttataaataaaatgtataattattttgAACACCCCTGCCCCAGTTTAAGCAGGGCAGTGGGTGCATACCttctttttaaaataaataaataaaaacgtgGCCAAGAT
It includes:
- the LOC120062164 gene encoding HIG1 domain family member 1A, mitochondrial-like isoform X1; translation: MTSEVQTESKRSQNIASLAGSFDRSNPLLPAVTMSSNKDVPTYDDENESKFMRKAKESPFVPIGMAGCAAVVAFGLWRLKSRGDTKMSVHLIHMRVGAQGFIVGAMTLGVIYSMYKQYLAPTEPGKDSK
- the LOC120062164 gene encoding HIG1 domain family member 1A, mitochondrial-like isoform X2 encodes the protein MSSNKDVPTYDDENESKFMRKAKESPFVPIGMAGCAAVVAFGLWRLKSRGDTKMSVHLIHMRVGAQGFIVGAMTLGVIYSMYKQYLAPTEPGKDSK